In Populus alba chromosome 1, ASM523922v2, whole genome shotgun sequence, a single window of DNA contains:
- the LOC118042355 gene encoding esterase: MEFIPSTTIYLITLLSFSMPFATSNTIFDFENCEFPAIFNFGDSNSDTGGLAAAFTPPNFPNGETYFDMPAGRYCDGRLIIDFISKSLDLPYLSAYLNSLGTNFTHGANFATSSSTITLPTSIMPNGEYSPFYLGVQYEQFLRFKARSQLIREEGGIFARLMPREEYFEKALYTFDIGQNDLGAGFFSMSVEEVNASVPDMINAFSTNAENIYHLGARSFWIHNTGPIGCLGYILVGFPTAEKDVAGCAKPYNEVAQYFNHKLKESVFQLRRDFPAALFTYVDVYSLKYALFSEPKTYGFELPLVACCGYGNLYNYSSGAVCGATIAINGTQKTVGSCDTPSVRVVWDGEHYTEAANKFIFDQISTGVFSDPPVPLKMACHRTADL, from the exons ATGGAATTTATTCCTAGTACTACAATCTATCTTATAACTCTTCTCTCCTTTTCCATGCCTTTTGCAACTTCCAACACCATCTTTGATTTCGAAAACTGTGAGTTCCCAGCAATCTTTAACTTTGGTGACTCCAACTCCGATACCGGTGGATTGGCAGCTGCTTTCACCCCCCCTAACTTTCCCAATGGAGAGACATACTTTGACATGCCAGCAGGGAGATACTGTGATGGAAGGcttattatagattttattt CAAAGAGTCTTGATCTTCCGTATCTGAGTGCATATTTGAATTCTCTGGGGACGAACTTCACACATGGAGCAAACTTTGCCACTTCATCATCCACCATTACCTTACCAACTAGTATTATGCCAAATGGTGAATACAGTCCTTTCTACCTTGGAGTACAGTATGAGCAATTCTTGCGATTCAAAGCCAGGTCACAGTTGATCAGGGAAGAAG GAGGAATTTTTGCCAGGTTGATGCCCCGTgaagaatattttgaaaaagcttTATACACATTTGATATTGGTCAAAATGATCTCGGGGCTGGATTTTTTAGTATGTCTGTTGAGGAAGTGAATGCTTCTGTCCCTGATATGAttaatgcattttcaacaaATGCTGAG AACATATACCATTTGGGAGCTAGATCATTCTGGATTCATAACACTGGACCAATTGGTTGTCTCGGTTACATTTTAGTTGGATTTCCCACAGCAGAGAAAGATGTTGCAGGTTGCGCTAAGCCTTACAATGAAGTAGCTCAATACTTTAATCACAAGttgaaggaaagtgtttttcaactcAGGAGAGATTTTCCAGCAGCTTTATTCACATACGTAGATGTTTATTCTCTGAAGTATGCTTTGTTCAGCGAGCCGAAAACATATG GATTTGAGCTTCCACTTGTAGCATGCTGTGGCTATGGCAACCTGTATAACTATAGCAGCGGTGCTGTATGTGGAGCAACCATTGCAATAAACGGTACCCAAAAAACAGTGGGTTCATGTGATACCCCCTCGGTACGGGTAGTTTGGGATGGGGAGCACTACACTGAAGCTgcaaacaaatttatatttgatcaaatttctACAGGAGTATTTTCTGATCCACCTGTTCCTTTGAAAATGGCATGTCATAGGACTGCAGACCTTTAG
- the LOC118042360 gene encoding uncharacterized protein, translating into MVPASDIVLPTSSNGTLETLEISDDLDFCVSTAEHLHELKFMAIEESKKLVRKESMQKEKQISVDPISLRESSRRESSFNFMLPLVSTTPTPDLLPPVLPSKSQLITCSLPSSACSSPSFSFTMLKKKWKNESQASPRQIDNMASRHSSAHAPLAAQQEIHLRRSKSCAEGRTAAPADELDLWFTRPNACKSNNRPHGRFRTEASKEELITGEKMDSIDDGFKCGVLCLYLPGFAKGKPVRPKKEEVKVDMGDVISRTVSLEKFECGSWASSAIINDHEDDSMNLYFDLPMELIQTNSNDATSPVAAAFVFDKDRKGVLKSCSTKAAPRKSHESFRHVRFSTSSPTSHPTSPTSCITPRLQKAREDFNAFLEAQGA; encoded by the coding sequence ATGGTCCCAGCTTCAGATATTGTCCTTCCCACTTCAAGTAATGGAACTCTCGAAACACTTGAAATCTCTGATGATCTGGACTTCTGTGTGAGTACTGCTGAACATCTCCATGAGTTAAAATTCATGGCTATTGAAGAATCTAAAAAGTTGGTCAGAAAGGAGAGTATGCAAAAGGAAAAGCAGATTTCAGTGGATCCAATATCGTTGAGAGAATCATCAAGGAGGGAGTCTAGCTTCAATTTCATGCTGCCGCTAGTTTCAACTACTCCAACTCCAGACCTGCTACCACCTGTACTGCCTTCAAAATCCCAGCTTATAACCTGCAGCCTCCCCAGCTCAGCCTGCTCATCTCCTTCGTTCAGCTTCACCATGTTgaagaagaaatggaaaaaCGAAAGCCAAGCATCTCCCCGCCAAATTGACAATATGGCCAGTCGACATTCTTCAGCACATGCTCCCCTCGCTGCTCAACAAGAAATTCACTTGCGAAGGAGCAAGTCTTGTGCAGAAGGGAGGACAGCTGCACCGGCTGATGAACTTGATCTTTGGTTCACCAGGCCAAATGCATGCAAATCCAATAACAGACCTCATGGACGCTTCAGAACTGAGGCTAGCAAAGAAGAGCTCATAACTGGTGAAAAGATGGATTCCATTGATGATGGATTTAAATGCGGTGTGCTATGCTTGTACCTCCCAGGCTTCGCAAAGGGAAAACCAGTGAGACCAAAAAAGGAAGAAGTAAAAGTAGATATGGGAGATGTAATATCCAGGACAGTTTCTCTGGAAAAATTTGAATGTGGTTCATGGGCTTCATCGGCCATCATAAATGACCATGAAGATGATTCCATGAATCTTTACTTTGATTTGCCAATGGAGTTGATCCAAACTAATTCCAATGATGCAACTTCACCGGTTGCTGCTGCCTTCGTCTTCGACAAGGATCGAAAAGGAGTTCTCAAAAGTTGTTCAACAAAAGCAGCACCCAGGAAATCCCATGAATCTTTTCGCCATGTTAGGTTTTCAACATCATCACCCACATCGCACCCTACCTCACCAACTTCTTGCATTACACCTCGCTTGCAAAAGGCTAGGGAGGACTTCAATGCTTTCTTAGAAGCACAGGGTGCATGA
- the LOC118042370 gene encoding ycf3-interacting protein 1, chloroplastic: MMLIMALQLNQMPLTRSLSSSPSPSPSSSSSSHSHSLFFQSHQYTASLNERLTTRLASIFLYHNTLRRRKTGNLLVGKEDIELSVQDQEEDQEEEEEEEEEEALPPSPQDLQYVQDIKRVLELLRKNRDMIFSEVKLTVMIEDPRDVERRRLLGIDDADTPTRDDLAEALEQVNEGKIPKNREALQMLAEEMINWPNLEVEAPKTKPSKSLYAKATDTGINPKEAARRLKIDWDSAAEIEDADMNDETDVPPVVGYGALYLVTGFPIIIGIAVVLILFYNSLQ; the protein is encoded by the exons ATGATGTTAATAATGGCTTTGCAACTTAACCAAATGCCCCTTACACGCTCattatcttcttctccttctccttctccttcttcttcttcttcttcacattCCCATTCACTCTTCTTTCAATCCCACCAATACACAGCTTCTTTGAATGAGCGACTGACAACAAGATTGGCTAGTATTTTTCTCTACCATAATACTTTGAGAAGGAGAAAGACTGGTAATTTGTTGGTTGGTAAAGAAGACATAGAATTGAGTGTCCAAGATCAAGAAGAAGAccaggaagaggaagaggaagaggaagaagaagaagcactaCCCCCTAGCCCTCAAGACCTCCAATATGTTCAAGATATCAAAAGG GTATTGGAGCTTCTAAGGAAAAACAGAGACATGATATTTAGTGag GTTAAGTTGACAGTAATGATTGAGGACCCAAGAGATGTTGAGAGAAGGAGACTGCTTGGTATTGATGATGCTGATACCCCAACCAGAGATGACTTGGCTGAAGCTCTAGAACAA GTGAATGAAGGCAAAATCCCAAAAAATCGGGAGGCACTTCAAATGCTAGCTGAGGAGATGATAAATTGGCCTAATTTGGAG GTTGAAGCACCAAAGACAAAGCCAAGCAAATCCCTTTATGCAAAAGCCACTGACACTGGTATAAATCCTAAAGAGGCTGCAAGGAGACTGAAAATTGATTGGGACTCAGCTGCGGAAATTGAGGATGCTGATATGAATGATGAAACTGATGTGCCCCCAGTTGTG GGTTATGGAGCACTATACTTGGTCACAGGTTTTCCAATCATCATTGGTATTGCAGTAgtattaatcttattttataattctctGCAGTAG
- the LOC118042379 gene encoding galactan beta-1,4-galactosyltransferase GALS3: protein MGKERSEKERGGGENNKRNLFVSCVVMNSCAAELKLLLTALLVICSVATLFQILPSRFTISASDLRFCISRISTSNTSFASLNSTPTSTPTMPPSPSPPSIRKDQVADNGVIKRVFNPYGSAAYNFITMGAYRGGLNTFAIIGLASKPLHVYSKPTYQCEWVPQSSSASNSTFSTVSYKMLPDWGYGHVYTVVVVNCTFSEAVNSENSGGKLFLEASTSGGGDRDFNITDRFEVLNESPGDINTTLFSSKPKYDYLYCGSSLYGGLSPQRVREWIAYHVRFFGKRSHFVIHDAGGVHEEVLEVLKPWMELGYVTLQDIREQERFDGYYHNQFMVVNDCLHRYKFMTKWMFFFDVDEYIHVPQKKTIKSVLDSLSDYTQFTIEQMPMNNKLCLSADYGRYYRKWGFEKLVYKDVKRGIRRDRKYAIQPRNVFATGVHMSQNVAGKTTHKTEGVIRYFHYHGTVAQRREPCRNLLNVTEINFENNPYVLDTTMRDLAWSVKKFENQMIGPRLKNTRQ, encoded by the exons ATGGGTAAAGAGAGatcagagaaagagagaggtggAGGAGAGAATAACAAGAGGAATTTGTTTGTGTCTTGTGTTGTAATGAACTCATGTGCTGCCGAGCTTAAACTCCTTTTAACAGCTCTTTTAGTTATTTGCAGTGTTGCTACTCTTTTCCAGATTCTCCCTTCACGTTTTACTATCTCTGCTTCTGATCTCCGTTTTTGCATCTCTAGGATTTCCACCTCCAACACCTCCTTCGCTTCCCTCAACAGTACCCCAACCAGTACCCCAACCATGCCTCCAAGCCCATCCCCGCCCTCCATTCGAAAAGATCAAGTGGCTGACAATGGTGTTATCAAGCGAGTCTTTAACCCTTATGGTTCAGCTGCTTATAATTTCATCACCATGGGTGCTTACAGAGGTGGACTCAACACCTTTGCTATCATTGGCCTTGCTTCAAAACCTCTCCATGTTTACTCAAAACCCACTTACCAATGTGAATGGGTCCCCCAATCGTCCTCTGCATCCAACTCTACTTTCTCCACTGTTTCTTACAAGATGCTCCCTGATTGGGGTTATGGTCATGTCTACACTGTTGTTGTAGTGAACTGTACCTTTTCAGAGGCAGTCAATAGTGAAAATTCAGGTGGGAAGTTGTTCCTGGAAGCCTCAACATCAGGCGGTGGTGATAGAGATTTTAACATTACTGATAGATTTGAGGTTTTAAATGAATCTCCAGGAGATATAAACACGACCCTTTTTAGTTCAAAGCCTAAATATGATTATTTGTATTGTGGGTCATCTTTATATGGTGGGCTAAGTCCACAAAGAGTGAGGGAATGGATTGCTTATCATGTGAGATTCTTTGGGAAAAGATCTCATTTTGTTATACATGATGCCGGTGGTGTTCATGAGGAGGTCTTAGAGGTTTTGAAGCCATGGATGGAATTGGGATATGTTACATTGCAAGATATAAGAGAACAAGAGAGGTTTGATGGGTATTACCATAATCAGTTTATGGTTGTCAACGATTGTTTGCATAGGTACAAGTTTATGACTAAATGGATGTTCTTTTTTGATGTTGATGAGTATATTCATGTGCCACAAAAGAAAACTATCAAGTCTGTCTTGGATTCGCTCTCGGATTATACTCAGTTCACAATTGAGCAAATGCCTATGAATAACAAGCTCTGCCTCTCTGCTGATTATGGTAGATATTACAG AAAGTGGGGATTTGAGAAGCTTGTGTACAAAGATGTGAAGAGAGGCATAAGGAGAGACCGAAAATACGCAATCCAACCACGCAATGTCTTCGCAACCGGAGTGCACATGTCCCAGAACGTTGCCGGTAAAACAACACACAAAACTGAGGGCGTGATCAGATATTTCCATTATCATGGAACCGTAGCACAGAGGCGGGAGCCGTGCCGAAACCTGCTCAATGTCACAGAAATCAACTTTGAAAACAATCCTTATGTCCTTGACACAACAATGCGAGATCTTGCTTGGTCTGTGAAGAAATTTGAGAACCAAATGATTGGACCCAGGCTAAAAAATACTCGGCAATGA